From the genome of Branchiostoma lanceolatum isolate klBraLanc5 chromosome 11, klBraLanc5.hap2, whole genome shotgun sequence:
ACTGGGAAAACGACGAAGCAATGAAGTCCTAAACTACATCGTGCAACACATACACTTGTAGCATACTGTACAGGACAACAAACAGTCTAGTCGAAaatttactacatgtaggtgcatcatatcaaggacattatgtagtgGTCTTGATCATATCAAGTTTGTCAAGAATATGGAAGTTGAGTTTATTCACCAAGACCTGACCTGTCAATGTTATGCTTGTTGTTTAGGGTCTTTACCGGGGGGACTCTGAGGTTGATGAAGCACCACAGATTCGCCACAAGAGATCCGAAAACCTGCAAGAAATCGTCGAGGAGATGATAGAACTGTTAGAGGACATGGAGTCAAAATCATCACAGGTTAGTAGTGAACAGTATTTAAGTTAAAAAGTAAGGAATCTGATACCCCCTGCTACCTCTCCCATAAGATCATTGTTActggtttgtttctttgtttctttctttgtttggtttgtttgttcaaGTCCTTTCACAACCTACGGCTAATGTAACCATGCCGAAAAGAATTCCGATACCGAATaaatcaacatactcatatagGACAATCATGATTTTAGGATGATAGAATGGTCATGGCTGAATCGACGGTCAAGCCAAACGCAGGCTGGAAGGAGGATGAGTGGTCAGAGAGTTCCAGCCGGGGCATTTCGGACTCGACGGTCAAACCAAACGCAGGCTGGAAGGAGGACGAGTGGTCAGAGAGTTCCAGTCGGGGCATTCCGGACGAGGATGACCTGATGGACCAGGACATGCGCTGGTGTGACAGCGAGGGCGACTCAGCTGGACGGAGCTGGATGACGTTCGATCACGAAGAACCGAATCAACTTAAgaaggtacatgtgtgtgtaagttATTGGTGGCTGTAGTGGCTTTTAAAACAAGAAACGTCTTATTCAGCGATATATCAAGCAATTCAGTTCATTCTATTAGTAGCATGCGACTTATTCCGAAGctagtgttttgtttttcatagtTCACGAGCAGAGGAGCTTTCTTTCTCAAAATATTCCGAGGCCAGGCCCATGTTATATTTCTTAATGTGATCTGTGATGAACTGAGTCCGTTTGCAATATGATTAGAGATATACTAAGACGATCCTAGGGCCAGAGTTCGATCCTAGgagtcgactccagctcggacatgttgtaagggattgcattcgtcatttcggatggtgacgtaaatcgGCGGCCCCGTGTGTgaaggagcttcaggcattagcttcaggcattagcttaaaaacgcgagccgtagcgaagccgcattgcgctaccactagctacttgaaaaagcacaatgcttcacctcaaacgAGGATttcttgaaacgaaaaaaaaaattgatttttgttgttgttgctgttgtcccACAGGGATTGTTGGAGCGCCGTGAGATCATTCCGGGATGGAACGACAAGTCCCGATGTGACCACCACGAGTGTTTCAAAGATATCAAGGTCAGTAAACACGTAAGATATCTTGCAATGGGGAAGAAATGCCGAGAAAATGTATTCCCTGAGACATGACAACTTACCACCAGGTCGCATACGTCGTATGGTCGTCGTACGATCTCCAACTTCGTGCATGTGTCAAAATTCAACCGTCTTGGAGCCTTGTTGAGCTcagttctgtcacagcctgcttaaaaAATCTACAgcttcaaaatcatttgacctacgacgaatgtgaccgcgctgATTTTACGACATGCATGTTATCTGCAGCAAACCACCGCCAACTACACGATACCTTCCGGTGACTTTCAGAGACAAATTGTCAATGTACCAGTGTCTATCACATGGAAGCTTTGAAAGCTCAGCTCGTGAATTTTGGATACATCGAATAATCATCTAACTTAAGTAATTGTGGCACTCTGCTTGCACTCTGCTTGCACTCAGCTAAGGGGTTCGCACGATCACATCCACATTTCAGTTgttcttgtgttttgtttgtttgagttgTATTTTGTACCTCGTCCAGACTTGGCCGGCTGTTCCCTACTACCTTCTGAATGATGCCAACTTCCTTATTGACTGGCCAACGAGGTATCTCAGGATATTCTACATCTTCAACTACAACTTTGTAAGTTTCATATGTCTTTAACTCGATCTGTAAGTATTTAGCAGCCACCAGTGCCATGCCCACGCCACAAAGTATTGACGACCCACTGTCCCTAAGGCGTCAGGCGATGAGACATTTACTTTCCCTTAGCATTGTGCAGTCAAGGAGTGACATGTGCGTACAAGGGTGCTATGAtatatgttttctttctgtGTCAACAGAACACACCCGATAAATCATAGGTTCTGGCCACTGTACGGCACTGGTAATTAACGTCTTctgttttgtgtaatttttaaaGACTTCcatcttttgttttgtgacACAGCATACCCGATGAATCATAGGTTCGGGCCATTAACTAACGTCTAATGTTCTGTGTCATcatttgtgtgaaaaaaaaacctagCCTCTTTTGTTTGTGTGACGCCTTCTACGTTCTACCCGAATGCACAAGAAGATCTGGGTCCTATGAAAACATTATGTAGTATATGTAattatatatgattatgaatgattatataattatatatgattatgtatgattatacataaTTATTCAAATATGATTGTATATGATTATAATTATCACATATTTATTATCAATATATGCTCCTTCGGTTAGAGCTGTTTTGTCAAAACAGCATACCCGATAAATTATAGGTTCTAGCCATTGCACGACACTGTTAACTAACATCTTCAGCTAACGTCTTCTGTTTTGAGTCATCATATGTGTGGAAAAAAACTAacatcttttgttttgtgtaacGCCTTCTGCGTTTCACCAAAATGCACAAGAATATCTGGGCTTCCTCTGAGTGTTTGAATGATATGACGATTGTATCAAGATTCCCTTTGAACGCTAAGGTTTACTATGTCTTTGTACCAGTTATTCTGACGCACTTCGATACTGTTACTACGAACACTTTCAATGCACTTTAGGTTgtttcaaggaggtttaaaatctaaacctccttggttgttttTAAGCTCCTGTTAAAATATTCGAGAAGATCTTTTCCGAATTGTGGGTTAGCGCAGCTGATCTCCAGTGTTTGTACGCCATTATGTGTACATGTTACAAATGTGCAACAAAACATTCTAGACATTGAATTGTACgaaatgttgtatgttgtatgaagtatcattcattcataattccATATGTTTGCTCACGTGCATTCACAGTATACTATGATGGACAAGAACATAACCGCAATAGAGGACTGGGCAACGGAAGCTATTTCAATCATTGACAAGGTAAGTAGAGAAGTCTGACGAGGAAGTGTTTGAAAGATATAATTTGAATTTTCCGTCACGGAGTTTCCAAGCCTTAAATTTGATGATGACTATATACTGTGTAACACTTGACCCTCTTAGACATCATTACAAACATCTACAACTGCTTATGATTAGAAGTCCACTTTTGAACAACAAATGTAGAAGTTCAAGTTTGGTCTTTTGCACACGCTGATAATGAATTGAATAACGTTAAAATGAAATGCAATATTTATTTCCTATTTCCGAGTTGTACATTGGTTAATCTGAAAAATGAGCATCGGCTATGCTCCGAGCATGTACAAAGATTTCAATCAATACATTGGCTTTTCGTCTTCAACTCAGGCTTATAAAACGATCAACTTCCGCGTGCTGCTGGTCGGAGTGAAGGTCTTGACGGAGCGCTGGCCGGGAGAAGGCCCCAAACCAAACTACAACGACTATCTGAAACCAAAAGTGCGAGAGTACGTTTGGAACACCATCAGGCCCGAGAAGACTTTCCATACTGCTGTTTACATAGCGTAGGTTTTCTCTTAAGTCTAATTACAAGTTTAGCCTGGTATGTGTAGGAGCATAGTTGCCAGACAAATAGACTAACCCCATTTGAGTTCTTTTCCTGACATAGGTTTCGGCTTCATTCCATTGGATCGCGTTGGGGTTGCCAAGCATATAAATCATTGACATGTTTTCTTTAAAGTAACTGTGACGTGAAATTTCCTCCATCGTTCACATAAAAAAATGGTCTTTACTGAAAACATCTCTGAAATATTTAAAGCAATTTTCTACAGTGTGGTCTTTGGTACGTATCAGTAACgggtcgtgacgtcacagaaatgaCTCCTAGCCATACTAGCTAATGCTAATATTAGCAGGCCACATTGAATACAGTCGTGTCAATAAGCCAAAGGTCTGTAATTCTCAGCGATGACAGTCAGGAGACTACTATGAACGGATGACGAAGACTCTCGCGTCTGTGCGCATCCTTACAACATAGACTTCATTGTAATGTTCCAACACATGATGGTGACTTTGTCGATCCCTTTCAGCGGTCCCCCGCACTGGGATGCAGTTTACGCCGGCGCCGGTATGGGGCATCTCTGTAAAGTCAACGGAATGAACGATTTTCCTTATGTGATGGCGGTAAGTTTTCTTTGCAAAAAAAGGGGTGAATTGAGCAACTGCCAACAGCAGCCTAAAACTTCGCTGTATTAAGAATACATGTTCTTTTCTCTTTACAGAACAGATAACAGTTGTTTACTTATCATGAGGTAGATCTAGCAAACTAGAGCTACCAAATTTCTCTGTTCGTTTATCGAACACTTTTGTATGGCTGTCCGGAAgaaatttcaaacatttcactgTTTTTGTACAGGTCGCAAGCAGCAAAAGACCTGTAAGCCACTACTGGAATGCGCACGAGATTGGTCATGAGTTTCGCAATGGTCACAATTTTGGTCAGTCAACATCTCTTAAATCTTTGCCAACGCTGTGTAGCTTTAAACACATAGATAACCTATGTCCTACCAAAGTTCACCGAATGGTGTAGAGGATAAAAGTTCCATGTTTATCTCTCCTTTGTAAGTTTACGGTTTCATAATGATGACTCCCTTTGTCCCCTGTcgtctagcctccatagcaggctctttgGGCCTTTTTGGGGCTCATAATGCTAAcaatttttgctgatgacttcttcttgtactgggtcgtttgtgcagccgaCTCGTAACCAATAGTTTCTGTTACGGGTCGGCTGCACAAACGACTCACTACAgcaagaagtcatcagcaaaaagtgtacgGTCccaaaaaaaggcccagagaacctgctatggaggctacccgATGTCTGCAGCTGTATTCATAGATGTTTTTGAATTAGATCCTAGCGACGACGGAAGTTCTATCTGTCCAGCAAAGCGACTTTTCGGGACTAAATGTGTGATGGGAGGAAACAGGTTAGTACTAGGATTCTACTGACTTTGCCAGGACAGAACTCGGTTTTATTTCACTTCATTCAATTGATATTGACAGTGTTGTTGGCGCATTTCTTGATCCGACGTCTTGTGCAAACCACACAACAAAAACTTCTGAACTTTTCTCTCAGTTATCCGACGACCTTCAGCAGTACGTTCATTGACAAGATCAAAGCAACTAACTACAGCTGCATGTCAGACAAGCCGCCACAGGTACATCCCATctttgaatgtaaaaaaaaaaaaggtagctcaacgtcttgttgcaattttcaagtcaagtcatgtCGAGCCAAGGCCTTTATTTTCATTACGAACATCCTGCCTGTTGCCTTTACTAAAGAGAACCGGTATTGAGCTCTCAAGATGACATTACCCATCGCATCGCAATCCATGATAACAGTTACTGTCCTGTACATTGCATCAAGTCTGTGAAGCCTTAAACTGGTACATATCCATAACAGATCTAAAAGTTGTCACCGTATTAGGTAGCCGGGGTATCTCTTTGACATAGTTTTGGTCCGAATGAAAAAGTGGTCTGACCGGATGATCGCTCTGTTCACAGGAGGACGTCTTCAGGTGTGGAAACGGGATCCTTGATGCAGGGGAGGAGTGTGATTGCGGGAACAGCCAGGTTAGAGAGgtttcatttttgcaatggATAGCACTATCGCAAATGGGAAACTACACAGTATGTTTTATCCCATTAACGAATGTATATTACTTTTGTTTCATTGATCCAATTCCTGTTAAAACTCGACAAGCGATCGTCAGAAGAACTACAAATTAAAGTCGCGTGCATTTTGACATAGTTGCTGAAAATGTTTCGAAATCTTCGAAATGATTCCTCTTATTTCTTACCATACATGCTAGATATTGTAATTTACCAGTTTCACTTGTTTCTACAGAGTTGTATAACCAGCGACCCCTGTTGTGACGGTCAAATCTGCAAGTTGAAGCAAAACGCGGAGTGCAGCGCTAACAACCCGTGCTGCAAGAACTGTAAGGTGGACCTCAGCAGCTGTTCGGATGACATCATGGGGAGAGTAAAACGTGCGGCAGCTCCCCCTCAAATCAGTGAGTATGAAAACATCATATTGACACTCTGGTaaaatattgtttcttttttcagaGAGGATATGGAAGTATGATACACCACACATTGGTTAAGACTCAATCCAGGCTCAAATAAGGTTTTAAGAGACTGAATAACGTTGTAAAATAAGGTTCTTACCACACAACCATACAGACACATGGTGGACGTTTAAGTAACTCCACAGCTACCGTCTTGAGCAGAGATTGAATTGACTCTACTTCTACTTACCGCAAGGTGGCGTTGTGgcaaggatgcggtcccaaacgtgactgagtctatccCCTGTCGTCTCAATTCACGACTGGTGATTGCATGCATGGTTGTGATAGGAAACTTATTTTGCAATAACCAACCAACCTGATAACGTTGGATTGCCCCGGTTATCATTAGTTACTAGAAGCTGTTGGACGGGGTGTTTCATGGTGAAGCTTTGTGGAAGAAAAGTAATCATTATGTTCTTTATCACATTATCTACAACACTAACAGGAAAGAATGgctaaaatgatttttttccctctaAAATTAGAATCGTACAATCGTGTAGACATCCCACCTGGAGTACTGGCGCCATTTCCGGCCGGGACCACCACCCCAATGAACCGGGTCTTTAATTGGCTGTTTGAGGCACCAGCGGGTCTGCGTGTTACACTGTGGCTGGCCATTCCTCCGTTAGTAAGTACACTTTTACAGTTTCGAATAAACAAACCCATGTACAGACATTTAACGCTGTACGTCTTTACGTGTGTTTGAACAGTAGGTCTAGGTCCGAATAGTTCCGTAGACAGTCATGGCAGTACATAGAACGTAAGAGAATTGGATGTGCAaaaagaagtaaaagaacagCAGGCaccagcacgtcggcagaacgtaatgcaCATGAAATAATtggcctgctatttaaacctattgaATTTACCGAGTCTCTTTCGTTCTCTTTTGTCAACGTTGCATCAAAGTAAAAGCCggtgcataagatatgtctttggacacaactaaatgaacctatatccGAGATATTGATCTTAAATAcacgaacacgaccttaaacgcttccTTTTTACAAACGTGCTGGTCAGTATATGGTCAAAATACCCGACGAATACAGAAACGTCGGTAGAAAAAAGCTGTGTTCCTTAGCCCATGATAAAAAGTCTAAAATCTGATCGCAGAATGATTAAAagcttgtatttttttcaagCAGAGGATGAAAAACACCTGATTTACAACGGATTGTGTTActtaatgatatttttttcccGCGCAGTCGTCAAAATCTTTTGATGTTGGGATAGGTTGTCCGTTTGACTGGATTGAGGTTCGGGATGGCGAACATACGACGTCACCAGTTGTCGGCCGCTTCTGCACTCCAACAAGAAAGCCAATAGTGTACGTAGGGTGATTTGTTAAAGCTATTCGTTACCTGAAGTGTTGTTCATGTGATCGCGTTTTGTCTCCTCATTTATCTAAGCATTTCTGATAACGGATACAGGTTACCCGTGGGTAAAGGTGAACTAGCGTTGATACCTAAATGACACCTTAGTTGCTGTAGATAACCACACTAACCTCCACTAGGCCTTCCTATGTGGatatagaattcggcaaaataTGTGTAGGGTAAGTGATTggtcaggagagtcagtccacggagCAAATGCTACCCTGTCGTGTCCAAACTCCCCAGTCCCCAAGCTAATTTTTTTCTCCCTTCAGCAAGCGTACTAGTAGTTAGTCTGATGGATACTAAACTAAGAAATACGCCAGTAAACGTGCTGGGCTACTTTTCTGGATTGCCAATGCAACTATTGACATTCGGTGATCAGCTGGAATGTAATGtcgcaaaaaaagaaaaaagaaagacgcAGCTCAACAGTTATTACGTTCTTTGTAGCTTCACTTGTTCATTTTCACGCCTATGGGGATTATGGTATCTCACATCGACATAATCGAAGAATACTTCATTTCTGTTTCAGTTCGTCAGGTACGAAGCTCCTAGTCACCTTCAGAAGTGACAATTCGTTTGACAGCCATTTCCTCATGAAGTACTCTTTCTTCAGCACGGCCAAGTCAGGTAAAGTCATCATCCACTcctcaaaaacaaacacaaaaacaagcaaacacacacacacacacacacacacacacacacacacacacacacacatacacacacacacacacatacacaaacaaacaataattcAGCAACAGAGATTCCATATTCTTCAGGTAGCAAccatttttcatgaaaaagGGTTGGCTTAAAACTGCTTTGAAATTCATAGAATTAAGGCTTAAATGAGCATACTAGTACTGGGTGATATATAATTGGTAAACATTTTGAGTAAAAACGCTGTTGTTCATATTTATGGGGGAATACCCATTTCAGTGAAtcttgtgtttgtttctttcctgCAGGACAGAGATGGAGGGACGACGGCCGATGTGGATGGCAGTACCCTGCAGTTGCAGCAGCCTCTGGACAATGCGCACCTGATGGAGAGACTCCCTGCTGTTCAGGCGGCCGCTGCAGAAGCAAAGGTTACGACTGTACCTGCCTTGGCTGTGTCGACTACCGCAATTCTGACAATGAAGGTAGGTAAAAAACAAAACTAACCATTCGTAAATAATTTCATAAGGTTGGTTTATCAATTCAGCACAGCTGTCAGGTACGCAACGCTATTTTTCTTTACGCTTCTGCAGCTAGTCTGCTGCCATTATCAGGGCAAAGTGGGTCCATTTAGCGCGGATGAAGGCAACAGATCCCTACTACAGTACGAGAAAAATAAGGCTCTGTATCGAACTGAAAACTACGTTTAAACCTAAACCTTTAGCTGAAGATACAGATTAATGTTTGTTATAGAAGCATACGCAGGTCGGTCTCTTTAACAAATTGATTATATCTAAAGACTAAAGTAAAAAAGACGTACTTCCCTGTTCACAAAGTGCCAGATATGCTCTGAGATAGTGTTGGTCAATTTAGTCTAGGCTCTGCGTATATGACATACCTATGTGAAGGTGACAAAACATGATGTAGTCATCTAAAATGGGGAATCATGTCTATTCCTGTCCTTAGGTATGCCGACCAATCCTGCGTCAGCGATCGAGCTACAGAGTTTGGGCGGTGGTACGTATATTTAACGATTATCTAACAAAGCAATTCATTCTAATGTCGTATACAACATGGTAAATGACAGACATGtatcatacattcatacattatAGAAATGTATCATATGCGAAGCTTGTGAGCTTGTAACTATTAACTGATAATCTTTCATTCAATGTGTTTGGTACATCAGGGCAAGGTCAAATATGTCGTGCGACCTTCGTaagatcgcaaactgagggaaTCCCTGGAATAGTCATGCATGTGTCCTAAAAAttctgtcttgttacggaaatggctgtcttagatccttgtcgtcGGCTGGttctgttaatctccaagcagatctaacggctgcaaagaccgtatccaactggcaaaaggagtttttattgctcgggttgcaataaaaaaaagtccttttgccagttggattcGGTCTTTGCagccgttagatctgcttggagattaggttctgtcacagtctgtCGGAAAATTCTAggacatcaaaattgtacaacGACcatcgacgaatgtgaccgctcCATTACTTTCACGTTCCAGCTGCAGTTCCCTAACAGCTGCAAAATTGCCATGAAAGTTATCTTATGATTATATTGTACTCAGAATGCTATGAAGACATGGGTGGAACCTACCGTGGAACGGCGAGTACGACCTTGTCCGGAAAAACCTGCCAGGCCTGGAGCTCTCAGACGCCGCACCAGCACAGCTTCAACCCGGCCACATATCCAAACCTCGGACTGGACAACAACTACTGCAGGAACCCGGACCTCAAAGTTCGGCCGTGGTGTCATAGCTCGGACCCAAAGAAGAAGTGGGAATACTGTATGCTATCCAAGTGCACTGGGCCTGCATCTAGAGCAGGTAAACACACCAAAGAAAGAGGGGCGGGTTGGTGGCGCTTGACATGTTTAAATATCATGATCAGGTAATGTCTGTTTTCTCTTCATTTGGAGACTAGGCCCGAACGGACTTTCCTAACAAATATAATCATCTCTTTCTATATTATTTGAGCTGACGATGTTAAAATCTTATCATATTATTTCCGCAGATGGCTGgaagaatagtagaaattgccAGAAAGAGTAAATAGTATCAAAAGGGAGTCGGCTTCGGATAGAGGGACAATTGGCCATCTCACAAGTCTTAGCATTTACTCTAtctggcaaatttctactatttttccaaccATCtgtggagcctagtagaggctaggATACATCCAGAAATGAAAGCTGCAGACAGAATCTGATAGATAACAATTTTCCTCCAACTTTTGACAGACCACATGTACGTGGGCTGCTACAAAGACTCCCCGAGTCGGACGTTTCCGGGTGGCAAACTTCAGGATCCCAGGAAGATGACATCCGGTTTTTGCATCAACCACTGCAGTGGGCTGGGGTACAGCTACGCAGGTAACATCTACTGACATATTTCACCGGGGTAcgtaattccgccacccttaGAAGATACGTCCAAAAAGATATCAACCCCACGCCCCCTATATAATACACCACCGTATATCTACCgtacatacctggggggtgctgcactagagatctttgaaacccactgtttttcaaagtggcggatttatgtaaccaggcggattaatgttattgGCAGTTAGAACACCAACTCTTCACACAAACCAAACTGTTTGGACAGACATTAGATATGAATGAACTTGATCAAATATTGCTACAGCCCAGAGATGTCAGAAAGTCCcaagtctttttttgttgctatctTTATGCTTCATATTTTTTTACTTCTACAGCGACTCAGTACACTTATTCATGTTTTTGCGGCAATGAGGCCAACTTCGCCCAACTGGAGCCCGCGCGGCCGGAGTCCGAATGTAACCGCCCGTGTGCAGGTAACATGGAGGAGAGATGTGGAGGTACCTGGAGGAACTCTGTCTATAAGATACCATCGACATCGGGTAGGTCTACTGAGCCTGactaccagcctttttagctttcgtcCGCTCCCCGCGGACGCAGGCTAAGGTCTACTGGCGTGGTCTCTTTTGTCACCACGTAGCGAGGACGGGAGGCCGCTTAAAGTTTGAATCTCCTCTCccttaagccccggttaca
Proteins encoded in this window:
- the LOC136445226 gene encoding uncharacterized protein, translated to MKMAATRHLVLLSLILGSVLASQTQGLYRGDSEVDEAPQIRHKRSENLQEIVEEMIELLEDMESKSSQDDRMVMAESTVKPNAGWKEDEWSESSSRGISDSTVKPNAGWKEDEWSESSSRGIPDEDDLMDQDMRWCDSEGDSAGRSWMTFDHEEPNQLKKGLLERREIIPGWNDKSRCDHHECFKDIKTWPAVPYYLLNDANFLIDWPTRYLRIFYIFNYNFYTMMDKNITAIEDWATEAISIIDKAYKTINFRVLLVGVKVLTERWPGEGPKPNYNDYLKPKVREYVWNTIRPEKTFHTAVYIAGPPHWDAVYAGAGMGHLCKVNGMNDFPYVMAVASSKRPVSHYWNAHEIGHEFRNGHNFDPSDDGSSICPAKRLFGTKCVMGGNSYPTTFSSTFIDKIKATNYSCMSDKPPQEDVFRCGNGILDAGEECDCGNSQSCITSDPCCDGQICKLKQNAECSANNPCCKNCKVDLSSCSDDIMGRVKRAAAPPQIKSYNRVDIPPGVLAPFPAGTTTPMNRVFNWLFEAPAGLRVTLWLAIPPLSSKSFDVGIGCPFDWIEVRDGEHTTSPVVGRFCTPTRKPIVSSGTKLLVTFRSDNSFDSHFLMKYSFFSTAKSGQRWRDDGRCGWQYPAVAAASGQCAPDGETPCCSGGRCRSKGYDCTCLGCVDYRNSDNEGMPTNPASAIELQSLGGECYEDMGGTYRGTASTTLSGKTCQAWSSQTPHQHSFNPATYPNLGLDNNYCRNPDLKVRPWCHSSDPKKKWEYCMLSKCTGPASRADHMYVGCYKDSPSRTFPGGKLQDPRKMTSGFCINHCSGLGYSYAATQYTYSCFCGNEANFAQLEPARPESECNRPCAGNMEERCGGTWRNSVYKIPSTSDGWSCGDGFKKFKGRCYKAFTEKKPNEEAKNECASTGGRLAAPKTAEIQRFLVELAKMKVGNGQAVWIGLQRGEEQGVWKYSDGSTLGECTYSNWAPGEPKVNGNAKCGQYWAGNSYMWDDTYCSDAKAFICETGPPTCPDGYEKFGDTCYKVFTERKAYRLAHAACANDGGTLAAPKTAATNAHLANMAKSAAGRVNMWIGVDNLNTGVFKYSDGTPLKNCKFTNWAPNEPGDRDCVQFWAGKGYKWDDTYCTDQKMFICQIGPGDSAGCC